The Toxorhynchites rutilus septentrionalis strain SRP chromosome 1, ASM2978413v1, whole genome shotgun sequence genome contains the following window.
CGACACTGCCAGCCAGGATGAGATTGATGAAGCGCCTGGTGGAGCTCGATGATCCAAGAGAACGAATTTAGGTGCTGTTCCAAAGCGATTCGATTATTACGTCGTGAGTATAGCGGCATGTGATTTCGAAGAACCAGTGAACTACCGAAAAGTTATTGTTTAGAGTGACGCATCATCGCAATGGTACATGGGACCTAGTGCCTTTGTCGAAAGGACACAATATAGTCGGATCCAAATGGGTCTTCGCTGTACCAGGACAGGAGGACCATGTATGTCAGTTTAAATATCTATGGGCTGCGGAAACCGACGCGATGTTGTTACAAGAAATTAAACGGTATACTGACTGAGTTAGGATTCAAGACATCGTCGTCGGATCAGTGTCTCTAGTCTGCTTCATAGACTAGTAAAGCTACAGTGTTCTTGTTAGTTCATGTCGACGATATGCTGCTTGCGTCGGAGGACGAATTAGAGATGGAACAGATTCACAAAAGCTTGACcaattaatttgaaattttcaaacttGGTAAAATCCGGCACTTTCTTGTACTGGAGGTGCGTGCTGAGGATGAAGTGTACCTGAAGCAATATTTTGGATGAAGCTAAGATAGCAAAGTCTCCCATGAATGCGGGATACTTGAATATACAGGAAACTAGCAAGTTACTGGAAGATCCAACGATGTATAGGAGTTTGGTTGGCGGATTGCTGTATTTGTCGGTCGTTGCTCGGTCGAATATAGTAGCTTCAACGACGATTCTTTGAAGGAACTTATCTGCACCGAATGAGTCGGATTGGAACGCCGCTAAGCGTGTATTGCGCTATTTGAAAGCAACAAGCGAATGTTACCTACAGTTGGGAGGACATTGCAATCAACCACTAGTCGGATATTCTGATTCCGATTGGGCTGGAGATCCCCAGAGCCGGCGATCAATTTTGGGCCCTATATTTTTCTTCGGTGGAGAAACCATATCCTGGTCTAGTAGTCGACAGCCATGTGTAACACTATCGACAATGGAGACACTTTCCGAAGCTTGCCAAGAGACAATCTGGTTGCGGGAACTTCTGTGTGATTTTGGGGAGGTTCAGAACAGaccagtgctcccgtggccgagtggttagcgtcataactaacatgccgggtgttcgggttcgattcccgttctggtcgggggaatttttcgtcaaagaaatttcctccgacttgcactgtgatcacgcgtattctagaggttgccactcagaatgcattcaaggcgtgttatttggcatagaaatctcaactaagtactaataaaaaatgacgcaagtaatactacgttgagacggcgaagttcctctaggaacgttagtgccattgaagaagaagaagaagaagaacagacCAACGATTATGAGAGAAGACAACAAAGGGTGTATAGCATACGTGAAGACCGAAAGGCCGAGTCGTCGGTGAAAACATATCGACACCAAGGAGAGATTCGTTCAGAACTGTGTGGGGAGAATCAGATTGAGTATTGTCCAATAGAAATTATGGTGGCAGAAATCATGACCAAGGCTTTGGCTCCTCAGTAACACAAGCAGTTCTTCTAGATGTTGGGGTTTGTACGGGTTGTGTGAAGCGGATATCCTTTGAGAAGGAGTGTGGAAACATGCATCGCCTACTATTACACACATCTGAGACAACTGTGCGCACCTTCGTGCATAGTATACCTTGCACCTACACCGAACGAGAGAGGCAAAGCAGTGTCTATTTTTCATTCCAAACCAAGCGCTTCCCGCGATAAGTTGTATTACTATCTTTCCTAGAATAAACGAGTGTAAACGTAGTTCTCGCGTGTTAATTTATTTTTGCTGGTTCCACTCCGAATCCCTTACGCTGTTTCCCTGACTTTGCCGTCAAATTCTAACAAATTTGCGGTTTGAGATGTACTTGGAAGATGCAACAACTTTACACGGAAATGTCGTTTGATCGtttgatcgttgatcgtttCGTAATTTAtccattcacatattttggaattcgacgaaaaatgaataaaatgaacaaGGAGTCATGTCACACGTCGGACTTGCACcgaagaacgtaatctatcacAAGGTGAATTTACCTGAATTAGGATTTGTTTTGAATtctgaaattgtttcattcaatcactggtttaatcaatacactcgaatgattactaagccaacggtagtcctacgttaatcttgcggttatatcttaggtataacccacccatagttttttttttgttaatatcctACCTCAACTTTCATCACCGGATAGCCATAGTTTGCCCGGTCCGGAACCACCGCAATGATGGGTCCGTCGTTTCCTTTGAAAATCGGCGCATTGTCGTTAACGTCTATCACCTTCACGTGGATTTCCACCTCGTTATCGTTCAGCTTTTGGGATTTCTTCTTGACGGGATTCTCCAACGCATACAACACGCTCGGAATGTTCCGACTTTCGCGACTTTTCAGCTTCTCCACCCGGATCTTGATCTCGTATGACGCCCGCTCTTCCCGATCCAATGGACGGAGCAGCCAGAGCGATCCGTTCTTTTCGTCGATCTTGAACCGTTCGTCGAAATCTCGGTCGACAATTTCCCACCGGAATGCGTCTTCTTTGGCGTACTTCTTGCTGAGCGTCACGTTGAGCACTATTTTCGGTGCGGAGTCGTTCTCCCGTAGTTCGATTTCGTAGTACCGGTACGGGAAGAGAGGAATCTTTTCCTCGGAGCCATTCACCCGCTCGGGGTCTCCCTGCAGGTTGATGATCAGCAGCGCGGTACTCCACCGTGACGGGGTACCGAAATCGGAAGCTACCACCGTTACGTTCAGATGTTGGTAGTTCTTCTTGGTGGCCGGTGGCGTGTACTTTGAAGCTGTGGTGATCACGCCATCCTTTGGATCGATGCCGAACTGCATCTGCTCGGTTTGTCCGGTCAGAGAGTAGATGATCAAACCGTTGCCGTTCTCCTTAAAATCACTGTCTGCGGCCTGCACTTGTTTCACGAACGTTCCCGGCTTCGAGTTGACGTTGATGTGCGCGAGATATACGGGGGTTCGAGTAATTTTGTTATCGTCGTACCGCAGCTCATCATATGCTGTAAACTCCGGACTGTTGTCGTTTTTGTCGAGCACGATCACTTCAATGTCGACCATTGCTGAGCGCTTCAGGTCGAGGTTGTTGTCCGAGGCAAGAATCTTGAATTGGTACGAGGAAATCATTTCGCGATCGATCTCACCGGAAGCGTAAAGCGTTCCATCCGTTGGGGACACGAAAAATGGGACTTTCCGGTCGTCTCCCGCCAGCAGAAGATAGGAAACGTTCCCATTCATTCCCAAATCGTCATCCGTTGCCGTCACTTGCCCTATTTCCTTTCCACTACTCGAATAGATTCCCTCCTCAACGTTGAATGTGTACCATTGCTTCTCAAACACGGGCGAGTTATCGTTGACATCGTAGACTTTGAACTCCAAACTGATGACATCCGCCAATCCACCCGTGTCCTTCGCAGAGATATTCATCCTGATCTCTGCTTCCGGAGGCAACTGTGCGGTAGCTTTCAGTTCACCGGAGTTGCGATCGATTTTGAAATAGTTACTACTATTCCGAGAGGGCCACTCTTCCTGATCTACAACTTCGTAGAACACTTTGGAATTCTTATCGAAATCATCGTCGTTCGCCGTCAGCTTCAGAATTACCTTCCCCACCTCCACATTCTCTGGCAAACTGAACTTCAACCCTGACTTCTTGCCGAACTCCCGCGAACTCCGAACACCCGCCCTCAGTCGACTCTTCGGAGAGAATGGCTTCCTTcttatcatcgtcatcgtcgaccggttgctgctgctgctctccatgATCAGCTGTCCGTCCAGCACTCTCGGCATCCCAACATACGCGGCCGACTGCACCAACTCAAACAAACTTTCAACGCCATAACCCAGTCGAGTGCTTTCCTGCTCTGGTGGCTGTGCGAACTCGGACGGCATTTCCGCCTCCAGCTCATCCACGTACAACAGCTCGAGATCGCTCCGGTTCTCAACCATCTCACATTTGCTCCGACGAAAAATAGCCACCTTCTCAAAAATCGGCGCATTATCGTTCACGTCCAGAATCAGTATCCGCAGTTCCACCTCCGAGGTCAGACTGTCCCGATCGGTGGCCATCATTTTCAGACTCAAGCTATCGATCTCCTCGCGGTCAAGTTTATTCGGTCCCATGAAGATGATGTTGTAGTGTGGGGTCGATCCATTGCCACCCTCCAGTGGCTTCGGCCGAAAATCCATCCGTCGGTTGATCACTTCACCAGCGGGGTTTACATTGGCGATCTGGAGGTTCTTGAAGATATGCGCAACGGTTTTGTTGTAGTTGGAAAGCGTAGCGTTGGAGAACTGAGCCGCGAAGGAATCCGACTCGCCGGAAAGGTTCAGCTCGTATTCAGCGTTGGCGCCCACGTCCGAATCGGTGATAATGATCGGGTTGTTCAGGACGATCTCCGTTCCGATGGGAGAGTTTTCCGCGATCACCCCCAGGTAGAAGGGCTGGTTGAACGCGGGTGGGTTATCGTTTTCGTCTTCGACGAGGATCACCACCTGATAAATGCCGGCGAAGGTTCGGTGCTTGAAGAAGTACTCCGCGATGATCGTGACCTTGTGTGTGTCCTGTTTCTCGCGATCGAGACCTTTCACGGTCATCAGCTTGCCATCGTTGGTGAGGTGGATCAAGTCCGCGTGGTCATAGCTGTTTACGAGCGAATACTGGACACCACTGGTGGGCGTCCGAGAGGATTTTGAGCTGCGTGCCTTACGGGATGCGTTCGTAGTGTACATTGCGTCGAATGATACCAACGGGTAGAGCTGAACGTAATCGACACTGGCTTCGCGAATGATCCTTCTGCCGTATCGGGTTCGATTTTTACCGTTGAGGTTGAAGATTTGACGATCACCACGGACCGATATCAATGATGGAGGACCCTTCTCGTCGGCTTCGCATTGCTCTTGGAAACCCTGAAATTGAAGTTGTCCGATAATGGAATTTGGTTGGTTTTCTTTGATTCTGAATTCGATGGGCGTTGAATTGGTGCCTCGAAGCAGCATAAAGTTGTTCTTGATGACATGTATCGTTACGTTCGTTACGATGATTTTCTCTAGGTTGTTATAGGCCTCTGGTGTCAATTGATCAACAGCTTTCCCCTGGGCATTTGGTAGATAGGACACAACCGTTTCAAATTCGTAACAGCGTCGATCGAATTTATCGAGCGCTTCGATGACGGTCACGATTCCCGATCTTTCCTCGATTGCAAACGGTACCCCTTCCGGGTATGAGTGAAgtaaatcgaaaaatatttcctCCTCTGCGTTGGAATCGAATGTTGTTCGAATCTGGCCAACGGAGGAACCGACTGCGGCATCAGCCCCAACCCAAAATTCATAGGGAGCCCcaataaattcaatttgctCGATCGATTGGCAAACGATGTCGATTGTTACGAGCGCCACGTTGAACCTTGATTCGGAAGGGTTCAACGGTTGATCGCGAGCTTCCACGAAAAACGCGATCTTGCCATATGTCAGTGCTTCCGCTACCAGGAGGTCGCCCGTGTCCGGATCCAACTTGAACGGTATCGCCAAATTTGGTCGAACATTCTTTATACTATACTGAACTTGACCATTGCCCATATCGTCCGGATCATTCGCTTTCACGGCACCGATCTTGCTCCCAATCGCCGCACTACAGTTCGCCTTGAACTCATACAGCGTCCCCTTCTCGAACTCCGGCGTATTGTCATTGGTATCAAGCAATGTGATCTCCACCTGAACCGTCCCATAGTTCCGGTTTCGATCGGCTTGCTCGATTCGCTCCATCGCATTCACAGCCATGTGCAGCGAGCTGCGAGTTTCCTTGTCCAGATAGGTTTCATCCTTGACCACAATCCAGCCCGACACGTGATCGATTACGAACGCCCCCTTGGGCTCTTCCGACGCCAGGTAATAGTAAAACTCGGCATTTTCACCTTGATCCCGATCGATGGCGTTCACCTGCAGAATACTGAAACCCTTCGGTAGATTTTCTATGATCGAAATGTTGTACAGATCCACCTCGAACTCTGGCAGATTGTCGTTCACGTCGACGATCTCGATCTCGACTCTGTCGATAAAGAATAAAATGCATCAAATGACTAATTGCAAAGTAGTGCAAttacaaatgaaatcgaactaaaaatgccgattttaacaacttgtatttttgattcgaacgaaagtttggattccgtttgagttggaggaaatatgagttttctttGCACAGCATTTGAGAATTTTATGACTGAAGTGTAATTtgtgaaaagggcgtatcgatttgagtatatgaaatctttgataattcgtatctcaaaaactatgggcTCTACCGAAAtactgtcttagaaagagttataaagtattgatgtccaaacgcgaaaaaatatacactgaggaaaaaattagtactggtttttttatttacaaaaaaaaatactttaatgtgcaatacctaaaatacatatttttagtttttttttaaatttttttcatataaaatagaagtcatgtaaaagAATTTAAAAAGTGGGTACAAGTTAggaaaactatttttgaagaaCTTTGTAAAGCatcgaattttcatgaatttccgaaaattcgaatttttgtatgtacaatcattttcagccacaaattatgaatccggATGTAATTAAATATAAAAAGCCCTCTACCAcactccttctaaatgtagccattctcgagatatttgaacaaaaacaaatttctaatttattgtctttttcaatttttttaaatttatatatgtattttttcatttgttttgtccgtgttatgtttaggagttttaacccacatgtcttccaaagtttttcaacgtaaattctaaacatatattttttccataatgatgtgtttgaaaaggtgttgaaaattataaacaaattcataaaatttcttgaacatggcggtataacacgacaaacatattaaaagagcctatctaTATAGGGGAGGGTGGCCCTGACCCGACATCCTAAATTGCAACGgccattcatcacataaaattcttgttttttggCAACTTCGGTATTGAAATTTATGGTATAACTCTTTAACTATGTTTTCTACCGATCGGCGTGGTTCATGAGTGTTAAAAAAGAGGGAAGCAGAGACCAAATCGGAAGTTCTTTTTTTTGGACCCTCCAAAAAatggtggtcctaaaccgatcCACCCATGGTTCTGTACCGATTctcggaaacggaaacggaaacggaaacgaaaaCACAAAACAGACAAACGCCCATTGcgtaacgcttaacgcttaacgttCAACGCTTAACGTTCAACGCTTAACGCTAAACGCttaaaggtgggaccagaatgccgcgctatgcgtcgcgttgtgacaattgtgctttgacacttcatttaaaaaaagggtgtgtccatttagtcgaacacaataatgcgttgcgtcattaacATCGTTGTACCAAACGctaacattttttctaaactgcttgcgtcgaattcgcgatgaaagtggcatggtgtcgacgtctggtggcaacttcaaattagggccataatttgggtcccaaactcgttagtgttatctctatcagattagaagacacgaagccgggttttaaattctaaaattggaatgaaaattttcatcatgttatttgattactagaaacacgtgtttctgactttcattcaaccatatggctaaacaatttcaacattgttgctgaattttttcatcataatatagagttgtcttcataaacaattttcgtatgagactttttcaccacctgcaaacaaaaatgtttttcatttaagggggtattctagtctagaaatctgaaaaaatcgaaattttttttttaccatatttctgtagtttaggcattcaagaatatactctagaaaggacttatcgaaaatcctattatttacctagttagagccatcttagtgatgtggtatctaacctgttacggccatcacaatgaacttcaaacgcgtttctctcggaactagtttttttctaactggcgtacacgatatctcaagttctactgaaccgatttatgtcaaatttatatgaaaataatctgcatacatctctctatcgcatgaaccaataaaaaattataactttttaattttactatttttaaaaaatcggtaaacgcaaaaaaaaaacgttttaaacagcatttttgttttcaaacggccgccattttgttaaaacccatgtttttgacttgtccgaggttcatgccatagcgacatctttactgattcagaatctgttcgatttttttgtttcagataaccagaaggactggaatcgtgcacgccatggcacaacttttttttgaacaccctcacttcaccagcatgtaactattctaattatgaatattttttttccgtcctatttttgttttattgttgaaagatagataaacgaataatgatataatggatagtaaaaatattctttgttttatttttacggagttcgaaaaaacgtccgtgtctctacactagaatacccccttaaatagAATACTGGTTTGATTATGataagctaattttcattcataattttaattttgaaaatgtattcattccgactgaaaatcagctattctttcacgctcccctaaactagtgaacgaagttcaatgccgccagcgcggatatggcaatgtgttgtttttaaaaacattcaactgatccgtggacactaCAGGAACAAGactttcatacgaattttattttgtttttgtttacattaaaagtggtgacgcgaatgctagattgtgactgcaaatcaacggACTGCGTCGGgcaaatgttttagtacaaaacgcaagcaatgacagctgatgagaagcaacgcacaacgcggcattctgtttccaccttaacgcttaacgcttaatactatggaaacttaaaaaaataaaaaaataaaatgactggcctaaaatgttctctgggatgtctactttactgtagtttttgtcccaggtttgtccgatgctccgctccgaagttacaagccaattagtggaccaaAGCCTTTACGCGaggagcgcggatccaaaatttaaaacgtgtttttttctcGAAGCCATTTTTTGCCAACTGGTGGGAGTCCACCTCCGAAACCGTCTATCCGATTTCGATGAAATggtttttcccagattctccactaaattttctgtcatcgtacgtaagATTTACGTACGTAGGACATTTTGAAGAATAATATTTTAGTggatgtttttgtctcgattttttaaGCAAACAcgcaatttttttacaaaattcaatatgatgacaggaaatatatccaagattacgtacAAAAAATAGTTGGTTGTAATTGGTCCACTTGTCAACTTTGTGACAGGTCACCTGTTTGCTCGGGCTGTTTGAGGCTTCGTCTCCTCCCACGGTAATAAATAGATTTTAAATTATTACAAAAAACGGTGGAACACACTCATAGCTAGACAGGACACATATACAAATATATactattgataaataaaacatgattataataaataaaaataaataaattaaaattaagaAGTTATCAAGATCGTAGGAAGACGGCATAAGGTCTAGATACGCTCAACACAAAATTAGGTGTTAAACACAGCCCATACAACACAATACGACACACTTATAAATCGCAACGGTTGGTACGACGGGACGACAGGCGGTGTAACCCGACCTGACTTAGCGGGCTCCTCAGATTTTCGCCATGAGGAACTCGGGCACTTACTTAAGCCACCGGAACAAGACCAGACGCGCTCAGGAAAAGAGTTTTTGTTCAACCTCAAATTGTGAAGTGGAAGTTTCACTAAACTTGTTCGAACGAAATAAAAGTCCAAGGTCGAAAAGTGCCAATGAGGCGAACTAGACCCACCTAAATCGTCTAGTAACGATAGATAGTTTAACTTTGTCGTCGTCCGTGCTTATGTTGAAGTGCTGGCATTCGACCGTGCAGGTGTACTTCCGGATTGAACCCGGAAACTTGAGAAAACGGAGTAGGATACTCCTGTGAACCCACAGTTTGGTAACGAGATCGTAACCGAACCCGTGAAGTAGAATCCACGTAACCGGAAGTCAACCGCACCGGCTGTTCCAGTGATAGGCGCTACGTCtgcttcatcgaactttcattCACACATGTGCCTTCACATAGTAACCTTAATTCGCCTAAAGCCTGGcgcatcgccggcgagctgTAAGCTTTTATTGAGcccaatgaattattgaaattttgaaatcacATATGCTCGAATTGCAAAATCGCAGTCACGCTATCAATTCTGATGAAGCACCAACTGGAGGGCACGTGGGCAGATCCAATGCGCATCTTCTTGAAGGCTTAGCTGGAATTACAGATGGCGACTGTACGGCGacaagaaattgtgattcgaagaagaatcAATAATCTGGATTTCTATGCCaagaaacacgccttgaatgtattttgaaTGACAAGTTCTAGAACCTGTGTGACCAAAAGAGTCGAACGAAATTTCTTTTGTGAACATAAttactttttatgaacatgtgGTTAGAGAAGACGAAGCAAACAAGCAAATTTGACGCGATGAGGACAACGTCTACATCCGAAGTGGTGATCTTtgtcaacaatttatggtcgatatGTACGCAAAGCTAGAGAGCGTCCGACtacgattcctacgacacaatcaacagatGAGAAATAATATATTCACTtgtgagacgctatcatgagccaCTTCGACACAGCCTTCACTATTGCCAGACCAACGCGCATGCAAtgtcatgacattacagcacATGTGTTGTACCACAGACCAAACCGTGAAGTCTTTAATGGGCTCCGTTACCACGTTACACGTATTAGGTCCCAcacgttgctggatgtattcgatCAAATGGCAACTGCAAGAGTTGCTTCATAcgcacatttttagtttgaattatcgacaaaatacgccttgacgaaaatccatatccatctactgatcaactactcTCCTGTATTCTAAATTCTGCtcgagtcagaattacccgaacgaATCGCAATATTGCATTccgtaatccgttcgactcaagccAATTCGACAATTCGACACAGatgtcattgagcttcgtgttccatttatgTGAAGGGACAATGGTAATGAACTTTCGGATGGAagaaacacgcttttaaaacaaacaaaaatatatgtatgaaaataatctgccaaaataataaaaataggcTCTAATATATGTTCTGTGTAATGTggggaaaaaatcttgaacaaaaattgtctctgataatgattttatattatggataatgttttagcgGGATTTATAgagaaatagttaagttagggttaggACTAAGTCTCCAAGGTATTTAAACAACAATTTTAACAATGtacatttgaatgaaaattattgctCAAAGTTGtaataaaaaagtacaaaattgcaaaattgctTTCGGAATTGCTAAATATTTTTCAGTCAGTAATTGAATGAAATTCATAtagattttctttatttaatttttctactTTGTTACAAATTGTTAAAACAGTCATATACAATTACACTTCTGCATTAGTTACTATAAATGTATAGTAACTAATGCAGAAGTGTAATTGTATATGACTGTTTAACAATTTGTAACAAagtagaaaatttaaataaagaaaatctaTATGAATTTCACGATTCACTAGAAAGATAACGACCAAACTATTTTTACTAGATTCAATTTAtacggcagaacaacgtttgccgggtcagctagtttactataaaaaaagacaataaattagattttttttcaaatatctcaagaatggctgcatttagaaggaaattgataaagagcttttttgttttaaatcacattaggattcataatttgtggctaaaaatgattgttaacatacaaaaattccaagtttcggaaattcataaaaattcgatgttccacaaagttcgtcaaaaataatgtGACCATCTTGgtctcatttttaaattttctacatagctgatattttatattaaaaataaaaaaaataaaaaaaaataaaaagacaataaattagaaatgttttttttaaatatctcgaggatGGCTGCATTTAGGAGGAGATTGAttaagagcttttttattttgaatcacaTCGGCATTTATAATTTGtagctaaaaatgattgctaccatacaaaaattcgaagtttcgaaaattcataaaaattcgatattCCACAAAGCTCGTCAAAAATAAtgttaccatcttggactcaaaattttctacatgacttatattttatataaaaaattaaaataaaataaaaaattcatataaaaatctttagaaacaaaataaaatttgaagaaggtaataaattagaaatgtttttttcaacatgtcgagaatggctgcatttagaaggagattgattaagagcttttttattttgaatcacatcaggattcataatttgtggctaaaaatgattgttatcatacaaaaatcagaagtttcgaaaattcatgaaaattcgatgttccttaaagttcgtcaaaaataattttaccatcttgtacccatcttgttttctacatgacttctattttatatgaaaaaatgaaaaaaaaaataaaaatatatacttaAGATATTGGATATGtactcccttggccgagtggttagcgtcataactaacatgccgggtgttcgggttc
Protein-coding sequences here:
- the LOC129766652 gene encoding cadherin-89D-like isoform X1, whose protein sequence is MSLLARITQLLLFLLFFNTGPGKACKLYSKSNLRTKADGVQFLRLKEDFPVGGEIVSLYAFPRNSILIARTENSSDSEYFKLKEVNNTVVSVILNRSLDQLVDNENPQSILKFSVFCSGTSTAVKQDNQSSFFTITVYIEDINDNDPEFINLPYALTVDESTPIETAVFNRIKAIDRDKPNTPNSDIEYAIAPKQLKSGDFPFRLESAQKPKLILQRPLDYDAGLHSMSVLVIATDRGNPPRSANATVRVTVRDVDDLAPIFTRAIYRTKLRESFPVTGKPVHVPIPLDPPIGAFDQDSLNATLIYGIVGGNERKVFWMSPDTGMLFLQKEIDLEAETLPDNTMVLQIEAKQANDQSKSALARVEIEIVDVNDNLPEFEVDLYNISIIENLPKGFSILQVNAIDRDQGENAEFYYYLASEEPKGAFVIDHVSGWIVVKDETYLDKETRSSLHMAVNAMERIEQADRNRNYGTVQVEITLLDTNDNTPEFEKGTLYEFKANCSAAIGSKIGAVKANDPDDMGNGQVQYSIKNVRPNLAIPFKLDPDTGDLLVAEALTYGKIAFFVEARDQPLNPSESRFNVALVTIDIVCQSIEQIEFIGAPYEFWVGADAAVGSSVGQIRTTFDSNAEEEIFFDLLHSYPEGVPFAIEERSGIVTVIEALDKFDRRCYEFETVVSYLPNAQGKAVDQLTPEAYNNLEKIIVTNVTIHVIKNNFMLLRGTNSTPIEFRIKENQPNSIIGQLQFQGFQEQCEADEKGPPSLISVRGDRQIFNLNGKNRTRYGRRIIREASVDYVQLYPLVSFDAMYTTNASRKARSSKSSRTPTSGVQYSLVNSYDHADLIHLTNDGKLMTVKGLDREKQDTHKVTIIAEYFFKHRTFAGIYQVVILVEDENDNPPAFNQPFYLGVIAENSPIGTEIVLNNPIIITDSDVGANAEYELNLSGESDSFAAQFSNATLSNYNKTVAHIFKNLQIANVNPAGEVINRRMDFRPKPLEGGNGSTPHYNIIFMGPNKLDREEIDSLSLKMMATDRDSLTSEVELRILILDVNDNAPIFEKVAIFRRSKCEMVENRSDLELLYVDELEAEMPSEFAQPPEQESTRLGYGVESLFELVQSAAYVGMPRVLDGQLIMESSSSNRSTMTMIRRKPFSPKSRLRAGVRSSREFGKKSGLKFSLPENVEVGKVILKLTANDDDFDKNSKVFYEVVDQEEWPSRNSSNYFKIDRNSGELKATAQLPPEAEIRMNISAKDTGGLADVISLEFKVYDVNDNSPVFEKQWYTFNVEEGIYSSSGKEIGQVTATDDDLGMNGNVSYLLLAGDDRKVPFFVSPTDGTLYASGEIDREMISSYQFKILASDNNLDLKRSAMVDIEVIVLDKNDNSPEFTAYDELRYDDNKITRTPVYLAHINVNSKPGTFVKQVQAADSDFKENGNGLIIYSLTGQTEQMQFGIDPKDGVITTASKYTPPATKKNYQHLNVTVVASDFGTPSRWSTALLIINLQGDPERVNGSEEKIPLFPYRYYEIELRENDSAPKIVLNVTLSKKYAKEDAFRWEIVDRDFDERFKIDEKNGSLWLLRPLDREERASYEIKIRVEKLKSRESRNIPSVLYALENPVKKKSQKLNDNEVEIHVKVIDVNDNAPIFKGNDGPIIAVVPDRANYGYPVMKVEAYDEDTGSNGEVRYSLLNEPARLFDIDAMSGQIRLLSSLLTFQDRVFGFDVKATDRVGADDGKSTIANVFVYVLNSNQEVCLVLSGPPVEIEKQLGMITGSLTLATGYDVRIRALESNEKVDDATNLYLYAVDRKSNSLVEMAELQRSLASLDMSNLKPNLPIIELSDLSSNILEPHPYDAGMKGIELATVVVGGLIFAGGTATALCIACARYRRLIPLPNISGGGGGGSQGIRATSIRNTASNLGVSSGCNTTAASAIGRSIATRVDIQPVINRADLKNSIFHPNFHRQFVTSINTEANSAAVAEVNEDNNSDSYEDSLKDSLASNTSL